The following proteins are encoded in a genomic region of Streptomyces gobiensis:
- a CDS encoding SAM-dependent methyltransferase: MESEWSGWQAAMEQALYGPEGFFVREAPSAHFRTSVHASPQYATAVAALLCQVDKALGEPDGLAFVDVGAGRGELLAGVLDGLPGAVAERLRPYAVERAARPGGLDPRIEWSAEIPAGVTGLLFANEWLDNVPCEVAETDGEGVWRRVLVRPADGAERLGEPVEGADARWLADWYPTPRRPEPGMRAEIGRPRDAAWRQAVSSVERGLAVAVDYAHTAATRPPFGTLTGYRDGYVVRPVPDGSCDLTAHVALDACAGDGAVLRPQRDALRALGVNGGRPPLAMASADPAGYLRALSHAGEVAELVDPAGLGAHTWLVEPVGIRSPLG; encoded by the coding sequence GTGGAGAGCGAGTGGAGCGGCTGGCAGGCAGCCATGGAGCAGGCGCTGTACGGCCCGGAGGGCTTCTTCGTACGAGAGGCGCCCAGCGCCCACTTCCGCACGTCCGTGCACGCTTCTCCGCAGTACGCGACCGCCGTCGCCGCCCTGCTGTGCCAGGTTGACAAGGCGCTGGGCGAGCCGGATGGGCTGGCGTTCGTCGATGTCGGGGCGGGACGTGGGGAGCTGCTGGCCGGGGTGCTGGACGGGCTGCCCGGCGCCGTCGCCGAGCGGTTGCGGCCGTATGCCGTGGAACGGGCCGCCCGGCCGGGCGGGCTGGATCCCCGGATCGAGTGGAGTGCGGAGATCCCCGCCGGGGTGACGGGTCTGCTGTTCGCCAATGAGTGGCTGGACAACGTCCCGTGTGAGGTCGCCGAGACGGACGGGGAAGGGGTGTGGCGCCGGGTCCTGGTCCGCCCGGCCGATGGCGCCGAGCGGCTGGGCGAGCCGGTCGAGGGCGCGGACGCGCGGTGGCTCGCCGACTGGTACCCCACCCCACGGCGCCCCGAGCCGGGGATGCGGGCGGAGATCGGCCGCCCCCGGGACGCCGCGTGGCGGCAGGCCGTGTCGTCGGTGGAGCGTGGCCTGGCGGTCGCCGTCGACTACGCCCATACGGCCGCGACCCGGCCGCCCTTCGGCACACTGACCGGCTACCGGGACGGGTACGTGGTGCGCCCGGTGCCGGACGGGTCGTGCGATCTGACGGCCCATGTCGCGCTGGACGCCTGCGCCGGGGATGGTGCGGTGCTGCGCCCCCAGCGCGACGCGCTGCGGGCGCTGGGCGTCAATGGCGGGCGGCCGCCGCTGGCCATGGCGTCCGCCGATCCGGCGGGCTATCTGCGTGCGCTGAGCCACGCGGGCGAGGTGGCGGAGCTGGTCGATCCGGCCGGGCTGGGCGCGCATACGTGGCTAGTGGAGCCGGTGGGCATCCGCAGCCCCTTGGGCTGA
- a CDS encoding NADH-quinone oxidoreductase subunit D, producing the protein MTETTVGIGGAAESTDMVLNIGPQHPSTHGVLRLRLVLDGERISAAEPVIGYMHRGAEKLFEARDYRQIIVLANRHDWLSAFSNELGVVIAVERMLGMEVPERAVWTRTLLAELNRVLNHLMFLGSYPLELGGITPIFHAFREREDLQHVMEEISGGRMHYMFNRVGGLKEDLPAGWLGRARAVIAEVRSRMDIYDNLVLGNEIFRGRTQGVGVLAPETVHAYGVSGPIARASGVDFDLRRDEPYLAYGDLQDTLKVITRDSGDCLARFEVLLGQTHNSLDLADACLDRLAELPPGPINQRLPKVLKAPEGATYAWTENPLGLNGYYLVSKGEKTPYRLKLRSASYNNIQALSQLLPGTLVADMVAILGSFYFVVGDIDK; encoded by the coding sequence ATGACGGAGACGACTGTCGGTATCGGAGGCGCGGCCGAAAGCACAGACATGGTGCTCAACATCGGCCCGCAGCATCCCTCCACGCACGGTGTGCTGCGGCTGCGGCTGGTCCTGGACGGCGAGCGGATCAGCGCCGCCGAGCCCGTCATCGGCTATATGCACCGGGGCGCCGAGAAACTGTTCGAGGCCCGCGACTACCGTCAGATCATCGTGCTCGCCAACCGGCATGACTGGCTCTCCGCCTTCTCCAATGAGCTGGGTGTCGTCATCGCCGTCGAGCGGATGCTCGGTATGGAGGTGCCGGAGCGGGCGGTATGGACGCGGACGCTGCTGGCCGAGCTGAACCGGGTGCTCAACCATCTGATGTTCCTCGGCTCCTATCCGCTGGAGCTGGGCGGCATCACGCCGATCTTCCACGCCTTCCGGGAGCGGGAGGATCTTCAGCACGTCATGGAGGAGATCTCCGGCGGCCGGATGCACTACATGTTCAACCGGGTCGGCGGCCTCAAGGAGGATCTGCCGGCGGGCTGGCTGGGCCGGGCGCGGGCGGTGATCGCCGAGGTGCGTTCCCGGATGGACATCTACGACAATCTCGTCCTGGGCAATGAGATCTTCCGGGGACGGACCCAGGGCGTCGGGGTGCTGGCGCCGGAGACGGTCCACGCGTACGGGGTCAGCGGGCCGATCGCCCGCGCTTCGGGGGTCGACTTCGATCTGCGCCGCGATGAGCCCTATCTGGCGTACGGGGACCTCCAGGACACCCTGAAGGTCATCACCCGGGACAGCGGCGACTGCCTGGCCCGCTTCGAGGTACTGCTGGGCCAGACCCACAACTCCCTGGACCTCGCCGACGCCTGCCTGGACCGGCTGGCCGAACTGCCGCCGGGGCCCATCAACCAGCGGCTGCCCAAGGTACTCAAGGCGCCGGAGGGGGCGACCTATGCCTGGACCGAGAACCCGCTCGGTCTGAACGGTTACTACCTGGTCTCCAAGGGTGAGAAGACCCCTTACCGGCTGAAGCTGCGCTCGGCCTCGTACAACAACATCCAGGCGCTGAGCCAGCTGCTGCCGGGGACGCTGGTTGCCGACATGGTGGCCATCCTGGGGTCGTTCTACTTCGTCGTCGGCGATATCGA
- a CDS encoding PH domain-containing protein, whose translation MNRVVPERPEGNRLHPITPWRRAWAPIAALVVFAIQDFQRTREWITGLTVGWLIVAFLVLLPVAAAYGFLSWWVTSYQVTHTELRIRTGLLFRRVAHIRLDRIQAIDVTRPLLARVAGVAKLKLDVVGTKDKDELAFLGEADAVALRAELLARAAGIAPEAAPQAGEAPERQLAHVGPQMLTVALLLMGTGWGFLAATVLGPLLMWWWTGSIAAAIVTGIPMLGGAWVATLGRYLTEYDWKVAESPDGLRLDHGLLDREHATVPPGRVQSVRILEPLLWRRRGWVRVELAVAGGHLESTVLLPVAEREVAAGVLAQVLPGVDLAAAAKVAAPVPRRARWAVPVWWRGYGHGVTDSVFVTRRGLLRREMTLVPHAKVQSVRLTQGPWIRKLGLADVHVDHGANGSTAARLRDADEAYAVVSAQAERSRTGRREARPERWLT comes from the coding sequence GTGAACCGCGTGGTCCCGGAACGGCCGGAGGGCAACCGGCTGCACCCCATCACCCCCTGGCGGCGGGCCTGGGCGCCGATCGCCGCGCTGGTCGTCTTCGCAATACAGGACTTCCAGCGCACCCGGGAGTGGATCACCGGGCTCACCGTCGGCTGGCTGATCGTGGCCTTCCTGGTGCTGCTGCCGGTGGCCGCCGCGTACGGCTTCCTCTCCTGGTGGGTGACCAGCTACCAGGTCACCCACACCGAGCTGCGCATCCGCACCGGGCTGCTCTTCCGCCGGGTCGCGCATATCCGGCTGGACCGGATCCAGGCCATCGATGTCACCCGGCCGCTGCTGGCCCGGGTCGCCGGGGTCGCCAAGCTCAAGCTGGATGTGGTCGGCACCAAGGACAAGGACGAGCTGGCCTTCCTGGGCGAGGCGGACGCCGTCGCGCTCCGCGCCGAGCTGCTGGCCCGCGCCGCCGGGATCGCCCCCGAGGCGGCACCGCAGGCAGGCGAGGCCCCGGAACGGCAGCTGGCCCATGTGGGGCCCCAGATGCTGACGGTCGCCCTGCTGCTGATGGGCACCGGCTGGGGCTTCCTGGCCGCGACGGTGCTGGGGCCGCTGCTGATGTGGTGGTGGACCGGCAGCATCGCCGCGGCCATCGTCACCGGTATCCCGATGCTCGGCGGCGCCTGGGTGGCCACCCTGGGCCGCTATCTCACCGAGTACGACTGGAAGGTCGCCGAGTCACCGGACGGGCTGCGGCTCGACCACGGGCTGCTGGACCGTGAGCACGCCACGGTGCCGCCGGGCCGGGTGCAGTCCGTACGGATACTCGAGCCGCTGCTGTGGCGGCGGCGCGGCTGGGTCCGGGTGGAGCTCGCGGTGGCGGGCGGCCACCTGGAGTCCACCGTGCTGCTTCCGGTCGCCGAGCGGGAGGTCGCGGCCGGGGTGCTGGCCCAGGTGCTGCCCGGCGTCGATCTGGCGGCCGCCGCCAAGGTGGCGGCCCCGGTGCCACGGCGGGCGCGCTGGGCGGTGCCGGTCTGGTGGCGCGGTTACGGGCATGGGGTGACCGATTCCGTCTTCGTCACCCGGCGGGGGCTGCTGCGCCGGGAGATGACCCTGGTGCCGCACGCCAAGGTGCAGAGCGTACGGCTCACCCAGGGCCCCTGGATACGGAAGCTGGGCCTGGCCGACGTGCATGTGGACCACGGTGCGAATGGCTCGACGGCGGCGCGGCTGCGGGACGCGGATGAGGCGTACGCGGTGGTCTCGGCCCAGGCGGAGCGCTCCCGCACGGGCCGCCGGGAGGCCCGCCCGGAACGCTGGCTGACGTAG
- a CDS encoding PH domain-containing protein: MRQLSGGDPPPGQEGRQEGPAAPGETVPPGEAVRWRGVERALLRMRRAVLLAATAVVVTVVAAVLGPLAGPAWVLWALIPLAIAGWGWFALGRNWRSWRYAERADDLLISRGVLWRELTVVPYGRMQLVEVTSGPLERQYGLARLQLHTAAAATDAAIPGLVPAEAERLRDRLTELGEARSAGL, encoded by the coding sequence ATGCGGCAGCTATCAGGGGGCGACCCCCCTCCAGGGCAAGAGGGGCGGCAAGAGGGGCCAGCGGCCCCGGGTGAAACCGTGCCGCCGGGGGAAGCGGTGCGGTGGCGGGGGGTGGAGCGTGCGCTGCTGCGGATGCGCAGAGCCGTACTGCTGGCGGCGACGGCCGTCGTGGTCACCGTCGTCGCGGCGGTGCTGGGTCCGCTGGCCGGTCCGGCGTGGGTCCTCTGGGCGCTGATTCCGCTGGCGATAGCGGGCTGGGGCTGGTTCGCGCTCGGCCGTAACTGGCGGTCCTGGCGGTATGCCGAGCGCGCGGACGATCTGCTGATCAGCCGTGGCGTGCTGTGGCGGGAGCTGACCGTGGTGCCGTACGGCCGGATGCAGCTGGTCGAGGTCACCTCGGGGCCGCTGGAGCGGCAGTACGGGCTGGCCCGGCTGCAACTGCACACCGCGGCCGCCGCCACCGACGCGGCCATCCCCGGGCTGGTGCCCGCCGAGGCCGAGCGGCTGCGGGACCGGCTCACCGAGCTGGGCGAGGCCCGTTCGGCGGGGCTGTGA
- a CDS encoding sensor histidine kinase: MNRLYEFLRRHPTGVDASWALVLLMFSALWLLSSEAAMQADSELEHLAGIPVSLALCTVVTLRRRYPQPMLLLATAAGLAQLAVGILVVPANFALLVIVFTVASRTVRWASRYALVASLVAPTLATLRFSETEPGSLEAVFATVFLTVCFLLAWVLGDSLRTRRAYYAQLEERAARLEKEREAQSKVAVAAERARIARELHDVVAHNVSVMVVQADGAAYVLDSSPEQAKQALETISGTGRQALAEMRRLLGVLRTGEAAEGGEYVPQPGVEQLADLIEQVRGAGLPVDFKIEGTPRPLPSGVELTAYRIVQEALTNTRKHGGPDVGATVRLTYGDQELALLAEDDGRGSQQQLYEDGGADRQGHGLIGMRERIGMVGGSLKAGPRPGGGFRISAALPLRGAD, translated from the coding sequence GTGAACCGGCTCTATGAGTTCCTCCGCAGGCATCCCACCGGGGTCGATGCCTCCTGGGCTCTGGTCCTGCTGATGTTCTCGGCGCTGTGGCTGCTGTCCAGCGAGGCGGCAATGCAGGCCGACAGCGAGCTGGAGCACCTCGCCGGTATCCCCGTCTCGCTCGCCCTGTGCACCGTGGTGACACTGCGCCGCCGGTATCCCCAGCCCATGCTGCTGCTGGCCACCGCGGCGGGCCTGGCCCAGCTGGCCGTGGGCATCCTGGTGGTCCCCGCCAACTTCGCCCTGTTGGTGATCGTCTTTACGGTCGCCTCCCGCACCGTCCGCTGGGCGTCCCGTTACGCCCTGGTCGCCTCCCTGGTGGCGCCCACCCTCGCCACACTGCGCTTCTCGGAGACCGAGCCGGGCTCATTGGAGGCCGTCTTCGCCACGGTCTTTCTGACCGTCTGCTTCCTGCTCGCCTGGGTGCTCGGCGACTCGCTGCGCACCCGCCGCGCCTACTACGCCCAGCTGGAGGAGCGCGCCGCCCGGCTGGAGAAGGAGCGGGAGGCCCAGTCCAAGGTCGCGGTCGCCGCTGAGCGCGCCCGGATCGCCCGGGAGCTGCACGATGTGGTCGCGCACAATGTCTCCGTGATGGTCGTCCAGGCCGATGGCGCCGCGTATGTCCTGGACTCCTCGCCCGAACAGGCCAAGCAGGCCCTGGAGACCATCTCCGGCACCGGCCGCCAGGCCCTCGCCGAGATGCGCCGCCTGCTGGGCGTGCTGCGTACCGGTGAGGCCGCCGAGGGCGGCGAGTACGTTCCGCAGCCCGGCGTCGAGCAGCTCGCCGACCTGATCGAGCAGGTACGCGGGGCGGGCCTGCCCGTCGACTTCAAGATCGAGGGCACCCCGCGCCCGCTGCCCAGTGGTGTCGAGTTGACCGCCTACCGCATCGTGCAGGAAGCGCTGACCAACACCCGCAAGCACGGCGGTCCCGATGTCGGCGCCACGGTCCGGCTCACCTACGGCGACCAGGAGCTGGCCCTGCTCGCCGAGGACGACGGCCGTGGCTCCCAGCAACAGCTGTATGAGGACGGCGGCGCGGACCGCCAGGGCCATGGGCTGATCGGCATGCGTGAGCGCATCGGCATGGTCGGCGGCAGCCTGAAGGCGGGCCCCCGCCCCGGCGGCGGCTTCCGGATCAGTGCGGCGCTGCCCCTCAGGGGCGCCGACTGA
- a CDS encoding response regulator gives MTVRVMLVDDQALLRTGFRMVLAAQPDMEVVAEAGDGAEALDILRATAVDVVLMDIRMPNMDGVEATGRICEGGQGGPGNPKVLILTTFDLDEYAFAALKAGASGFMLKDVPPGELLAAIRAVHSGDAVVAPTTTRRLIDRFSPMLPASASEPQSKELRRLTEREREVLLLVAQGMSNGEIAGHLVLSEATVKTHVGRILTKLELRDRVQAVVLAYETGLVRAGGTAS, from the coding sequence ATGACCGTCCGCGTGATGCTCGTCGACGACCAGGCGCTGCTGCGCACCGGCTTCCGTATGGTGCTGGCCGCTCAGCCGGATATGGAGGTCGTCGCCGAGGCCGGGGACGGTGCGGAGGCGCTGGACATCCTGCGGGCCACCGCCGTCGATGTGGTCCTGATGGATATCCGGATGCCGAATATGGACGGCGTCGAGGCCACCGGCCGCATCTGCGAGGGCGGCCAGGGCGGGCCGGGCAACCCCAAGGTGCTGATACTCACCACCTTTGACCTCGACGAATACGCCTTCGCCGCGCTCAAGGCCGGGGCCAGCGGCTTTATGCTCAAGGACGTGCCGCCGGGCGAGCTGCTCGCCGCTATCCGCGCCGTGCACAGCGGCGACGCGGTGGTCGCACCGACGACCACGAGGCGGCTGATCGACCGCTTCTCGCCGATGCTTCCGGCCAGCGCCAGCGAGCCGCAGTCCAAGGAGCTGCGACGGCTCACCGAGCGGGAGCGCGAGGTGCTGCTGCTGGTCGCCCAGGGCATGTCCAACGGTGAGATCGCCGGACACCTGGTGCTCTCCGAGGCGACGGTCAAGACCCATGTCGGCCGCATCCTCACCAAACTGGAGCTCCGCGACCGCGTCCAGGCCGTGGTCCTGGCCTACGAAACCGGCCTGGTCCGCGCAGGCGGCACGGCTTCTTAA